The window CGCGGGAAGAACTCTGCAGGCAGCTATTAGCAATTTATGAACAATGTCAATCCAGCAGTTCCTGAACGCGTTTAAATACCATATCCGGAGTGAGCTTAATAAGACAATTTAGCGCGCACTTTGGTTTCTTTTTCTTATCTCTGCAGGGAGCGCAGGGAACAGGATAACGAATTACATAGCTGTTTGGAGAAAAGGGAGCCGTTTGCAATTCGTTGGCAGGACCGAAAATAGTTAAACCCTTTATTCCAAAGCAGGAAGCAATATGTCCCAAACCGGAATCGGTATTGATAAAGAAATGCAGGCGGGAAATTACAGTTGCCACATTTTCCAGAAGAGCATTTTGTAAAAGCAGGGCATTGGTTTTTGCCTGAATAGCTTTTCCTACTTCCAGTTCATCGGGTCCTGCAATAATCAAAACAGGATAAGGATAGCTCTCTTGCAGTTTTTCAATTAGAGCAATAAAATATTCTCTGCTCCATCTTTTATATTTATTTTTAGCCATAGAGCCGGGATGGATGCCGATAATCTTTTTTCCTGTCAGATTGTTTTCAGCCAGGAAGTTATCTGCCCACTTCCCGTTTTCCTCAGTTAAATGAAAATAGGGGAAGAAATTAAGCTCGTTTCTGCGGGAAAGTGCCTCTTCCCAGGAAGGTAATTTCAGGAAGGTCTGCCATAAAGCATAATTATTTTGCGTCCGGGAACGATTTACCTGATATTGA is drawn from Candidatus Cloacimonas sp. and contains these coding sequences:
- a CDS encoding glycosyltransferase family 9 protein, which codes for MKEITEGKVLLIHTWGIGDMIMLTPVLRLVKTMFPALELEILCFPKFAAIPVTNAPFISKIHFTGWKANLLLPALFQLRKEKYQAVLFSAGVTPWKQWLFMFLLKADIRVGEYRKIRFPGLSAYAQYQVNRSRTQNNYALWQTFLKLPSWEEALSRRNELNFFPYFHLTEENGKWADNFLAENNLTGKKIIGIHPGSMAKNKYKRWSREYFIALIEKLQESYPYPVLIIAGPDELEVGKAIQAKTNALLLQNALLENVATVISRLHFFINTDSGLGHIASCFGIKGLTIFGPANELQTAPFSPNSYVIRYPVPCAPCRDKKKKPKCALNCLIKLTPDMVFKRVQELLD